Proteins from one Rosa chinensis cultivar Old Blush chromosome 7, RchiOBHm-V2, whole genome shotgun sequence genomic window:
- the LOC112179088 gene encoding glutathione S-transferase U10, protein MEGESKVKLHGMWASTYSKRVELALKLKGIPYEYIEEDLRNKSQLLLKYNPVHKKIPVLVHNGKPIAESYIILEYIDETWKNAPKLFPEDPYERARIRFWASFIQQQLFESMSRIVTSHGEAQEQAVKDAFEKLRVFEEGMKEYLPGGASFANGENLGLLDILMVTTFGPHKAHEEVFGIKLMDPERYPLLFSWITALNEHPLMKEIQPPYDKLVELLQHFKPTNQATGTESH, encoded by the exons ATGGAAGGGGAGAGCAAAGTAAAACTACACGGAATGTGGGCTAGTACTTACTCCAAGAGAGTGGAACTGGCCCTCAAACTCAAAGGCATACCTTATGAGTACATAGAAGAAGATTTGAGAAACAAGAGCCAATTGCTTCTCAAATACAATCCAGTGCACAAAAAGATTCCTGTACTCGTCCACAATGGAAAACCTATAGCCGAGTCGTACATCATCCTAGAATACATTGACGAAACTTGGAAGAATGCTCCTAAGCTGTTTCCTGAAGATCCTTATGAAAGAGCCAGAATTCGATTCTGGGCTAGCTTTATCCAGCAACAG TTGTTTGAAAGCATGAGCCGAATAGTGACAAGTCATGGAGAAGCACAAGAACAAGCAGTCAAGGATGCGTTTGAGAAACTGCGAGTGTTTGAAGAAGGAATGAAGGAGTATCTTCCAGGAGGTGCTTCTTTCGCTAATGGCGAAAATTTGGGACTCCTAGACATATTGATGGTTACAACATTCGGCCCTCACAAAGCTCATGAAGAAGTGTTTGGTATCAAACTGATGGACCCAGAGAGGTATCCATTACTGTTCTCATGGATCACAGCACTGAATGAGCATCCCTTGATGAAAGAAATACAGCCTCCTTATGACAAGCTTGTCGAGCTCCTTCAACATTTTAAACCAACAAATCAAGCTACAGGGACTGAATCACATTAA
- the LOC112179089 gene encoding 60S ribosomal protein L34 — protein MVQRLTYRSRHSYATKSNQHRIVKTPGGKLVYQTTKKRASGPKCPVTGKRIQGIPHLRPAEYKRSRLSRNRRTVNRAYGGVLSGGAVRERIIRAFLVEEQKIVKKVLKIQKAKERAASKS, from the exons ATGGTGCAGAGGCTTACATACCGTTCGCGCCATAGCTATGCTACCAAGTCCAATCAGCACCGGATCGTCAAAACCCCCG GTGGGAAGCTTGTGTATCAGACTACTAAGAAGCGAGCAAGTGGACCCAAGTGTCCTGTGACTGgaaagagaatccaaggg ATTCCTCACTTGAGACCTGCTGAATATAAGAGGTCTAGACTATCAAGGAACAGGAGGACTGTGAATCGTGCCTATGGTGGTGTTCTGTCTGGTGGAGCTGTCAGAGAGAG GATAATTAGAGCCTTTTTGGTGGAAGAGCAGAAGATAGTGAAGAAGGTTTTGAAGATTCAGAAGGCCAAAGAAAGGGCAGCATCAAAGAGCTAA
- the LOC112179584 gene encoding pentatricopeptide repeat-containing protein At1g74630: MNTCSHLCSSLLNKCKTLKTMKQVHAFVHKTGLDTDPLVFGKLLLHCAVTISSDALDYARRLFLHFPYPDTFMYNTLIRGLADSDNPHNALLLFHDMRRKYVRPIDSFSFAFTLKAAANCGSLREGMQLHCQGLLHGLHTHVFVGTTLVSMYGECGCIGLARKVFDEMPEPNVVAWNAVLTACFKCGDVEGAEEVFGSMPWKDLTSWNIVVAGYVKADELELAKEAFWRMPVKDDVSWSTMIVGFAQSGCFDEAFGFFGELQRKGVRPNEASLSGVLSACAQAGAVEFGRILHGLVEKAGFLSMISVNNALLDMYSKSGNVEMARLVFERMPERKSVVSWTSMIAALAMHGYGKEAIQFFCRMEASGVRPDGIAFISVLYACSHAGLVNEGCEYFSKMRDLYGIEPAIDHYGCMVDLYGRAGKLQKAYDFVCQLPISPNAIVWRTLLGACSIHGNVELAEQVKEMLSKLDPDNAGDHVLLSNVYAAAGKWKDVAAVRRSMADQKIKKTPGWSVIEVGKVMYRFVAGDKSNKITEEAYEKLREIMLKLRVGGGYLPEVGSVLHDIEVEDKEDSVFMHGEKLAVAFGLARLPEGRMIRIVKNLRVCRDCHTVMKLISKVYRSEIVVRDRSRFHSFKDGCCSCNDYW; encoded by the coding sequence ATGAACACCTGTTCACACCTTTGCTCTTCTTTGTTAAACAAATGCAAGACCCTGAAAACCATGAAGCAAGTCCACGCCTTTGTGCACAAGACCGGGCTCGACACCGACCCCTTGGTCTTCGGCAAGCTCCTCCTCCACTGCGCCGTCACAATCTCCTCCGACGCACTCGACTACGCTCGCCGCCTCTTTCTTCATTTTCCATACCCAGATACGTTCATGTACAACACCCTTATCCGCGGACTCGCCGACTCCGATAACCCACACAATGCACTTCTCCTGTTCCATGACATGCGTCGGAAATATGTAAGACCGATCGATAGCTTCTCTTTCGCTTTCACGCTCAAGGCGGCGGCGAATTGCGGGTCGCTGAGGGAAGGGATGCAACTGCATTGTCAGGGTTTGTTGCATGGGTTACATACTCATGTTTTCGTTGGGACAACTCTGGTTAGTATGTATGGTGAATGTGGGTGTATTGGTCTTGCACGgaaggtgttcgatgaaatgcctgAACCAAATGTGGTCGCTTGGAACGCGGTGCTTACGGCgtgttttaagtgtggggatgTGGAGGGTGCGGAGGAAGTGTTTGGATCAATGCCTTGGAAAGATTTGACCTCGTGGAATATTGTGGTTGCGGGATACGTGAAGGCGGATGAGCTTGAGCTGGCGAAGGAAGCGTTTTGGAGGATGCCAGTGAAGGATGATGTGTCTTGGAGTACTATGATTGTTGGGTTTGCGCAGAGCGGTTGTTTTGATGAGGCATTTGGGTTTTTCGGGGAGCTACAGCGGAAGGGTGTTAGGCCAAATGAGGCTAGCTTGAGTGGGGTGCTGTCTGCGTGTGCGCAGGCTGGAGCGGTTGAGTTTGGTAGAATTTTGCATGGTTTGGTGGAGAAGGCTGGATTCCTTTCGATGATTTCAGTCAATAATGCACTCCTGGATATGTACTCTAAGTCTGGAAATGTGGAGATGGCTCGGTTGGTCTTTGAAAGAATGCCGGAGAGAAAGAGTGTTGTTTCTTGGACTTCGATGATAGCAGCACTTGCAATGCATGGTTATGGCAAAGAAGCAATACAATTTTTCTGCAGGATGGAAGCGTCTGGAGTTAGGCCTGATGGGATCGCATTCATTTCTGTTTTGTATGCTTGTAGTCATGCTGGGTTGGTTAACGAAGGATGTGAATATTTCTCTAAGATGAGAGATTTGTATGGTATAGAACCAGCTATTGACCATTACGGTTGTATGGTAGACCTGTACGGTCGAGCTGGAAAACTGCAGAAAGCCTATGATTTTGTATGTCAGTTGCCAATATCTCCTAATGCTATTGTTTGGCGAACTCTTCTTGGGGCTTGTAGCATTCATGGTAATGTAGAGTTGGCAGAACAAGTGAAGGAAATGCTTTCCAAACTTGACCCTGACAATGCAGGCGACCATGTTCTCTTGTCAAATGTGTATGCTGCTGCAGGGAAGTGGAAAGACGTTGCTGCTGTAAGAAGATCAATGGCTGACCAGAAGATTAAGAAAACTCCAGGTTGGAGCGTGATTGAAGTTGGCAAGGTCATGTATCGCTTTGTGGCGGGCGATAAATCAAACAAGATCACAGAAGAGGCTTATGAGAAGTTAAGGGAGATAATGCTGAAGCTTCGTGTTGGTGGAGGTTATTTGCCGGAGGTTGGGAGTGTTCTGCATGACATAGAAGTGGAGGACAAAGAAGATTCAGTGTTCATGCACGGTGAGAAACTTGCAGTAGCTTTTGGGTTGGCAAGATTGCCCGAGGGAAGGATGATAAGGATAGTGAAGAATTTGCGGGTTTGTAGAGACTGTCATACAGTGATGAAGCTGATTTCTAAGGTCTATAGATCAGAGATAGTGGTGAGGGATAGAAGCCGCTTTCACTCCTTCAAAGATGGCTGTTGTTCATGCAACGATTACTGGTGA
- the LOC112179585 gene encoding uncharacterized protein LOC112179585, with amino-acid sequence MAFSAAFHTCSRPSLILSCRTHKPNFPQTSCFHRTLTVRASTTLDYSKLSVDDKASAPSKTNSWQWKFKDNSINIYYEEYEKERKGPCKNILMIPTISDVSTVEEWRAVASNIVQQVGNVNWRATIVDWPGLGYSDRPKMDYTADVMEKFLVDFINSVDGPLSGSENDLVVFGGGHAATLTIRAAKRGAVKPKAIAAIAPTWAGPLPIVFGRDSSMETRYGLLRGTLRAPALGWMMYNMLVSNEKSIESQYKSHVYSNPDNVTPGIIESRYALTKRKGARYAPAAFLTGLLDAVQSREEFLELFADMANKKIPVVVVSTKGSPKRSKAEMEALREAKGVSKFAEVPGALLPQEEYPAMVAEELYQFLQENFESKD; translated from the exons ATGGCGTTCTCTGCTGCATTCCATACATGTTCACGACCTTCCCTTATTCTTTCCTGCAGAACCCATAAACCCAATTTCCCTCAGACTTCTTGCTTCCACAGAACCCTAACGGTTAGGGCTTCAACCACTTTGGACTACTCCAAGCTCTCTGTGGACGATAAAGCTTCAGCTCCATCAAAG ACCAATAGTTGGCAATGGAAATTCAAGGATAATTCTATTAACATATACTATGAGGAGTATGAAAAGGAGAGAAAGGGTCCTTGTAAGAATATCCTTATGATACCAACGATTTCTGATGTTAGCACAGTTGAAGAATGGAGAGCAGTGGCAAGTAATATTGTTCAGCAAGTTGGTAATGTTAATTGGCGAGCTACTATCGTAGATTGGCCTGGTCTAGGGTACTCTGATAGGCCAAAGATGGACTACACTGCTGATGTGATGGAGAAATTTCTGGTCGACTTCATTAATTCAGTTGATGGTCCTCTAAGTGGCTCAG AAAATGATCTTGTGGTATTTGGAGGAGGACATGCTGCCACTTTAACTATCCGTGCTGCAAAGCGGGGTGCAGTAAAACCGAAAGCTATAGCTGCTATTGCACCCACCTGGGCAGGTCCCCTTCCTATTGTGTTTGGTCGAGATTCTAGCATGGAAACAAG GTATGGACTGCTTAGAGGCACCTTAAGAGCCCCTGCTTTAGGCTGGATGATGTATAACATGCTTGTCAGCAATGAGAAATCAATTGAATCTCAATACAAATCCCACGTCTATTCAAATCCTGACAATGTGACTCCTGGAATTATTGAAAGTAGATATGCCCTAACCAAAAGGAAAGGTGCTCGCTACGCGCCTGCTGCTTTCTTGACCGGTCTTCTTGATGCTGTACAATCCCGAGAGGAATTTCTTGAACTCTTTGCTGATATGGCAAACAAAAAGATACCGGTAGTTGTGGTGTCCACTAAAGGATCTCCAAAGAGGTCAAAAGCAGAGATGGAGGCTCTCAGGGAAGCCAAGGGAGTTAGTAAGTTTGCTGAGGTACCAGGCGCTCTTCTTCCGCAAGAGGAGTATCCAGCTATGGTTGCTGAGGAGCTTTACCAGTTCTTGCAAGAAAACTTTGAATCCAAAGATTAG